In one Cupriavidus taiwanensis genomic region, the following are encoded:
- a CDS encoding PepSY-associated TM helix domain-containing protein: MVTGRLRVVLVKLHRYIGLSLGLLFVLMGLTGMTIAWRDELDAWLNPDLLVASAPMTAPLTPDAVQAVTERLAAPPYGKPNLLMLPTHAGGVFIAWYPAKGPDGVVPGRSRQVMVDPVTLAVKGERVWGEPGLSRRLLLPTLFHLHRYLLSGDTGKTITGVAGMLLLLTTLVGVAAWWPKMKLRSVEQAFRITHGGSWSRFNYSLHRAGGILAAPVLAIVAFSGWYLNLPKWVTPIVAGVMTVTPPAKHVSAPAPAGARPLEAGQIMAAAQAQFPQAQVTRIGFPRKPGDAFEIRLCQPGEVRQHTGATRLWLDAWTGSPLGVRDPHQAPAGDTLLNWQFPLHTGEAFGLPGRIFITLFGLAPLAFAVTGTLIWWKRRRGHQRHVVKSAQRAGMRGA; encoded by the coding sequence ATGGTCACCGGCCGCCTGCGCGTCGTCCTCGTCAAGCTGCATCGCTATATCGGCCTCAGTCTCGGCCTGCTGTTCGTCCTGATGGGGCTGACCGGCATGACCATCGCCTGGCGCGATGAACTCGACGCCTGGCTCAATCCCGACCTTCTGGTGGCGTCCGCGCCGATGACCGCGCCGCTGACCCCGGACGCGGTCCAGGCCGTGACCGAGCGCCTCGCGGCGCCGCCCTACGGCAAGCCCAACCTGCTGATGCTGCCGACCCATGCCGGCGGCGTCTTTATCGCCTGGTATCCGGCCAAGGGGCCCGACGGCGTGGTGCCGGGGCGCTCGCGCCAGGTGATGGTCGACCCGGTCACGCTGGCGGTGAAGGGCGAGCGCGTCTGGGGCGAACCCGGGCTGTCGCGCCGGTTGCTGCTGCCCACGCTGTTCCACCTGCACCGCTACCTGCTGTCCGGCGATACGGGCAAGACCATCACCGGCGTGGCCGGCATGCTGCTGTTGCTGACCACGCTGGTCGGGGTGGCGGCATGGTGGCCCAAGATGAAGCTGCGCTCGGTAGAGCAGGCGTTCCGCATCACGCATGGCGGCTCGTGGTCGCGCTTCAACTATTCGCTGCACCGCGCCGGCGGCATCCTGGCCGCGCCGGTGCTGGCCATCGTCGCGTTTTCCGGCTGGTACCTGAACCTGCCCAAGTGGGTGACGCCGATCGTCGCTGGCGTGATGACGGTGACGCCGCCCGCCAAGCACGTCTCGGCACCGGCGCCGGCCGGGGCGCGGCCGCTGGAAGCGGGCCAGATCATGGCCGCGGCGCAGGCGCAGTTCCCGCAGGCGCAGGTCACCCGCATCGGCTTCCCGCGCAAGCCCGGCGATGCCTTCGAGATCCGGCTGTGCCAGCCCGGCGAGGTGCGCCAGCACACCGGCGCCACGCGGCTCTGGCTCGATGCCTGGACCGGCTCGCCGCTGGGCGTGCGCGACCCGCACCAGGCGCCCGCCGGCGACACGCTGCTGAACTGGCAGTTTCCGCTGCATACCGGCGAAGCCTTCGGCCTGCCTGGGCGGATCTTTATCACGCTTTTCGGGCTGGCGCCGCTGGCGTTTGCCGTGACCGGCACGCTGATCTGGTGGAAGCGGCGGCGCGGCCACCAGCGCCATGTGGTCAAGAGCGCGCAGCGCGCCGGCATGCGCGGGGCATGA
- the panC gene encoding pantoate--beta-alanine ligase: protein MKVISSIQELRDQLRGQNRAAFVPTMGNLHEGHLSLMRLARQHGDPVVASIFVNRLQFGPNEDFDKYPRTLQDDIEKLQSEGVYVLFAPSERDMYPVPQEYRVEPPHDLGDILEGEFRPGFFKGVCTVVMKLFSCAQPRVAVFGKKDYQQLMIVRQMVQQFALPIDIIPAETVRAEDGLALSSRNRYLSPDERAEAPVLYRTLHDVRDTVLGGDRASADLLAVEAGARASLQQRGWKPDYVSIRKRVNLQAPTREEFLAGEPLVILTAARLGATRLIDNLEI, encoded by the coding sequence ATGAAAGTCATTTCCTCCATCCAAGAGCTGCGGGACCAGTTGCGCGGCCAGAACCGCGCGGCCTTCGTCCCCACCATGGGCAACCTGCACGAAGGCCACCTGTCGCTGATGCGCCTGGCGCGCCAGCATGGCGACCCGGTGGTGGCATCCATCTTCGTCAACCGCCTGCAGTTCGGCCCGAACGAGGATTTCGACAAATACCCGCGCACGCTGCAGGACGACATCGAAAAACTGCAGAGCGAAGGCGTCTACGTGCTGTTTGCGCCCTCCGAGCGCGACATGTACCCGGTGCCGCAGGAATACCGCGTCGAGCCGCCCCACGACCTGGGCGACATTCTCGAGGGCGAATTCCGCCCCGGCTTCTTCAAGGGCGTGTGCACCGTGGTGATGAAGCTGTTCTCGTGCGCGCAGCCGCGCGTGGCGGTGTTCGGCAAGAAAGACTACCAGCAGCTGATGATCGTGCGCCAGATGGTGCAGCAGTTCGCGCTGCCGATCGACATCATTCCCGCCGAGACCGTGCGCGCCGAAGACGGCCTGGCGCTGTCGTCGCGCAACCGCTACCTGAGCCCGGACGAGCGCGCCGAGGCGCCGGTGCTGTACCGCACGCTGCACGACGTGCGCGACACCGTGCTGGGCGGCGACCGCGCCTCGGCCGACCTGCTGGCGGTCGAGGCGGGGGCCCGCGCGTCGCTGCAGCAGCGTGGCTGGAAGCCGGACTACGTGTCGATCCGCAAGCGCGTCAACCTGCAGGCGCCGACGCGCGAGGAATTCCTCGCCGGCGAGCCGCTGGTGATCCTGACCGCGGCCCGGCTGGGCGCGACCCGGCTGATCGACAACCTCGAAATCTGA